A single Fusarium oxysporum Fo47 chromosome IV, complete sequence DNA region contains:
- a CDS encoding uncharacterized protein (expressed protein), whose protein sequence is MFLAKGFSSSSLLIIHLLILSSRFPLPITLPSLQNGLPPFTRSRYFLTWEPSSLPAHTKSEFSSPALISDVGTRRRLAKSYKTQDKTTSFPIFSSLGFDLDLINLTLQQEGSDFAVLQFTSELSNGEAPSGDVDADDNDDDGLYDHTLSSSHLSQALPAQSGSPEEPYPKTIFDIQDCENANITSLDNFDLSLKALKGPGSGLDSWSSPIQLVATYGEDLRTLSTYCRIFWQFEESGEVQRFLEIHEWCPLDAGGFPLLSPNQSHGK, encoded by the exons ATGTTCCTTGCAAAAGgattctcctcttcttctcttcttatcattcatcttctcatcctctcGTCTCGATTTCCATTGCCTATCACATTGCCTTCGTTGCAGAACGGCCTACCTCCTTTCACACGGAGTCGTTATTTCTTGACCTGGGAGCCCTCCAGTCTCCCAGCCCATACCAAGTCAGAGTTCTCCAGTCCGGCACTCATCTCTGACGTTGGAACTCGCCGAAGACTCGCAAAATCATACAAAACCCAGGACAAGACAACTTCCTTTCCCATATTCAGTTCGCTCGGGTTCGATTTAGATCTGATCAATCTTACTCTTCAGCAAGAAGGTTCAGATTTTGCCGTCTTGCAGTTCACCTCTGAGCTATCTAACGGAGAAG CACCTTccggtgatgttgatgctgatgataatgatgatgatggcctcTACGACCACACTCTCAGCAGCTCCCACTTATCACAGGCTCTGCCTGCGCAATCTGGGAGTCCTGAGGAGCCTTATCCTAAGACAATCTTCGATATACAAGACTGTGAAA ATGCTAATATCACGTCCCTTGACAATTTCGACTTATCTCTTAAAGCTCTTAAGGGCCCTGGGAGTGGTCTCGATTCTTGGTCATCCCCCATTCAGCTCGTTGCAACATATGGTGAAGATCTTCGGACTTTGTCAACTTACTGCAGAATATTTTGGCAGTTTGAAGAGTCTGGAGAAGTCCAACGTTTTCTGGAGATTCATGAGTGGTGCCCCCTGGATGCGGGTGGATTTCCCCTATTGTCGCCCAATCAGAGTCATGGGAAATGA